The Orcinus orca chromosome 1, mOrcOrc1.1, whole genome shotgun sequence DNA window AGTAAGGTGGCTGGGGCTCAGACACCTATTGTATCACTGGTCACTAATTATCAAAGTCCCAGTTGCATTCTTGCCCTTAAATGCTTTTGTTGCTATTTCTTTGCCCCCAACCAGGAATTCTGCATCCTGGGACAGTCAGATTCTACTAGAACAggccaggaaggaagggaggagtgaAAGGGTGGAATTCCCAGAtactccttcctcctgccccttttCCTAGCAGCTCTCAGACCAGATGTTAGCTGCTGTACTTCCTCCCTGAGGTAGTGAATGTGTGGTGACTGTGAGTGGTCTGTGTTCTTATCGCTGGTGGGGTGATGGAGTGGGCTGAAACGATGCACTCTGGAATTTGTTGTGTATTTTCTCtcagtaaagctttttttttttccccccctgacTGCTGCTGTGTGTGTGATATGTGAGCCATTCATTCATGATGGGCTATTTTTGTTCCTTTCAGTATAGGTGCCTGGCCCTGGTCTTATTACAATTTTAGGAAGTCCAGTCTGGGATATCCATGTTTCCAGTGGTTGGGCTCCAGTGGGAGACTGTGGAAGTGGAATAGGCCCCACAGTTCAGTGATACTTAGAAAATGAGAGAGGGCAGAGATCCTACTAGGGGTATTTTCCTGGCCTCTTCCAGGCTGCAGTTAAGGATTTGGGGGTAAATTTTGCTCTCCCTCCCCAGTCATCCAAAGGCTTAAAAATCCCGGTCATTCACACAAATTTAGAATCAGTTAGGTACAGTACAATCACCTTTATTCCAGGGTTAGAACAAGGCCGTGCACACTGCAGACAGAGGAGCACAGGATAGGGGCAATCTCACAGCAGTATagggggcaggagggcaggttAGTCGTTTTAGATTATTTTGCCTTACAGAGAAATTGCTAGACTCCGCTGAAAATGACCCTGTCTCCCTTCTCCCATCTCATCCTCTTCTCTCTTCAAAGGAAGGCTCTTTATAATAtattccctccctccacctcctttctctctcagaCTTGTTCTCGCATAACATATCCTGGCTTGGAAGGATAATTCCTGCTCTTTATCCCCCTCCCAATTCTACAAGTATCTCTCTCTCCTTGTGGGAGAAGCCAGACAGGACTGGGGAAACTTGGGAAGGTCCTttaaggcaaaactgtggagtaCTCGAGGTGTATGTGTTAAGGCAGGTGTCCGCAGCAGTGGCCAGAGGGTACAGGCAGGTTGGGCTGGGCTAGGCTAGGATTAGAGGGTGCTCTCCAACCAGTCTGGCTTCTTCCCTCTTCCAGTAGCCAGCTCTCCCCTCCACTAAAGTTTTGCTCCCACATCCTAGAAGCTCCTAGCTTAAACTTTCTCTAAATAGCCTCTTGAGATTGCATGTGaattgaaagtttaaaaaagttttttttgttttgactaTGTAGCAATTTGACTCTGCCACTCCCTTCACTGTGGCATTCCCCTTCCACCCCCGTCCTGGCCTAGACAATAAGTTAATGCCAGACACCACAAAAAAGGGCAGACATGGCAGTGCGggtttaatatacatatatgtagaatatatatgtacacacagttAGCACGGTCAGGGTGGGGATGGCTATCTTGGGacaggcaggaggctggggtcACTGTACTCTAGTGATTTGGCTAGGAGGGGTTCATAAGCCCAAGGTGCCAGGATATTGAGGGAGAGGGGTTACCGAGTCCCCTCCTGGACTGAATTGGGGATCAGTGCAACGGAAAACACTGTAGTTagcttcttcccttctttctggcTTGGGGGAGAGGGGGTTCTAGATCATGGAGAGAGGGAAGGTTGCCTGCAATAACCACGTAGGGACTCTGTAAGTGGGAGCAGGATTGGAGTTAAAACCTAAGGATCTCGATTCCCCAACCTCCCTAGATTCAGGGGACTCCTGTGCAACAGTCTGAGTAGGAATAAAGGAGTGGAACAGGGAACTCCTCTCTGCCTTCATCCCCACTCAGGCTCAGTGATGGGGTGTGTTCCCAGCACAGTCTCTCCAGAGCAGAGGTGGGTGGGGGGTATCTAATGCTGGGTTCTCCATGGGGTTTGAACTTTGGGGCCAGGGAAGGATCCAGTGATCCTCTCTCTTTAGGTCCCTGGCTCATACCCACCGTAGGCCCATGAGAGGGGAGCAAAAAGGGACCTGCTGGTGCCCAGGCCCTCCAACCTGAGGAACTACTGGAAACTGGACTCCTGAGCCAGTCCAGCTTTGGGGTACAAACACAAACTCTGGCTTTTCTTTGCCCCTTCCAGGTGGGGGTTGGGTAGCCTCTTCATCTTCCCTCTCACTGCTTTTCATTCGATTCACCCACCTCTCCCATGCCTCACTCCTACCTCGCTGCCTCATTGTAGGAAAATACAGGCCCTTTTCTGCTCCCACACTTTAGAGAGGTGGGGGAagagtggaggaaagggaagtaGGAGGAATGTGCCCATTTCTATTTGCATAAAAATAGCCCCCAACTCCCCCTAGAGTGGGGAAACtgagctcccccacccccagcccctgaccccCATCCCCTCACAAGGAGGAGGAACTAGATGAGCTAGACATATAGACAGACAGCCAGAGcgtgcgcacacgcacacacacgcgcacagtAAGGGGGTTAGGACCAGGTTAGTAAGTGGGTAGATGGGGGGGGGGATGCCCTTGCCCCCTCCCCTGGAGGATGGGGGAAGAGAATGGTCTGATGAAGGTCCaaccttcctcctcttcctcccccttgcTCAGGCTTTCTTCGGTGGAGGAGCCAATTTGATGATCTCTTCCTCAGAGGGCTGCCGGATAATGTCTGGGGGCAAAAAGGGATGTGTCCAGGGACAGAAGTCACGGGAGGCAGTAGGCAGGCTAACTGATCATAAGCCTCTGTTCTCCCAGaattcaagtattccacagataATCCATGGGAGGGGCAGAGGTACATATTAAAGGCATGGCCTCTTACCTTTGTACTTCTTGGCACTGGGGATACGGGTTAGCTTGGTGTCCAGCTCATCTTCCTCAGAGATCTTCAGAACACGGGTTCTGTAGTCAACCACCATAGTGAGTAGGTCAGGACGGCGGGAGATCTCAAAGATGTGCTCGATATAAGAGAGGTTGTCTGGAGGAAGGCAGGAGACTGAGGATCAGAGCTGCTGTAGAGGTCAGCTTCCCCTACACTGCTGGATTAGGCTTCAGGAACCAAGCCTGAGTTGCTCACATTGGTTACTGGAGGAGGCAACACTGGAAGAAGAGGGGCAGCTAAGCCAGGAAAAGAAAGCTAAAGCACCAGAAGACAGTAGAGAACTCTTCTCAGGAAGGGCAGATCATTGATGAGTGAAGTTTCTAGATTACAGATTTAGAATGAGGGATTTAGGTTAAATACCAGGTTCCACACTGagtggaggggagaagagaaaaattaaccGGGCTTCCAAATACCCAACATCCACCCTGTCCCTCTTTCACTTTTCCTCCAAGCAAGCATCAGAATTTCCCAGCAGCACATGTAGGACCAGAAGGGTGGGATCTGTAGACAACCCAGGAGAGATTCTGGGCCTAGTGAGAAGGGTAATTCTGAATGAGAAGGCACAGACATGACCAGAGGGATGATGTCCATGGGTCGGCCAGTTGTAGGAGATTGCAGATGCCTTCTTGCCTGGCTCCTCCCCTCTACTGCAGTAGTCCCCTAagtcagcggtccccaacctttttagcaccagggaccggttccgtggaagacaatttttccatggacagggtgggcaggggtgggatggTTCA harbors:
- the PEA15 gene encoding astrocytic phosphoprotein PEA-15 isoform X1; protein product: MAEYGTLLQDLTNNITLEDLEQLKSACKEDIPSEKSEEITTGSAWFSFLESHNKLDKDNLSYIEHIFEISRRPDLLTMVVDYRTRVLKISEEDELDTKLTRIPSAKKYKDIIRQPSEEEIIKLAPPPKKA